Genomic DNA from Streptomyces sp. AM 2-1-1:
GCTGGTGCCGAGAGCGAAGACCGAGAGGCCCAGGATGTATACGGCCAAGGGCATACGGAGTCGGCCGGTGTCGGTTTCAGGCATGACTGTGCCCAACGGGCGCCCGGCCCCGCACATTCCCGTACGTGAGTGTTGATCCACGTTTGTTATCACGGCGTTCACGCCGGACGCCGGAGGTGTGCCTCGATGTGCCGCGAACGGCTCGCGGGGTTCTCGTGGGGTTTGAGATCGCGCGGGGCGGTCACACGAACACTGTTCCTGAAGTCGAGCACAGCAAGGTGGGAGTGATCATGGCTGCCGATGAGAAGACCCAGGCCAAGGTGGAGCAGACCAAGGGCAAGGTCAAGGAGACGGCCGGCCGGACCGTGGGCAACGAACGCCTCACCGCCGCGGGCCGCGCCGACCAGGCCAAGGGCGATGCCCGCGAGGCCAAGGAGAAGACGAAGGACGCGTTCAAGCACTGAGCGTCCCCCGGAGACCCGCATCGAGCGGATCTCGCGCAGTGAGTGCCCTCCGTGCCGCACCCCTTCCCCCCTCAGGTGTGGCGCGACCGTGGCCCGGCCGATACGGCCGGGCCACACGCACGCCCACCGGGCGGGGTTCCTCGGAGGGTGCTCGCATGGAAGAGGACGTGCAGGCCGACCGAAGGAGTACGCGTGGGCACGATCGCCGGCCCCCCTCAGCAGTCCGCCCCCGGGATACCGGAAGCACCGGACGGCGCCGCGCTGCGCGCCGTCGCGGCCGAGCGCTTCGCGTCCTGGGTGCGCGACAGCGCGACGGAGGTCCCGCTGCCCGGGTCCGGGCGCACCTGGGAGAGGTTCCAGGCGCTGCACGGACTGGGCCGGGAGGATCTGGCCCTGGCCCGGCTGGCGGAGGGCCACGCCGACGCGGTGGCCATCCTCGCCGAACTCGGCGCGACCGCCCCGGCCCCGGGTGAGCGCTGGGGCGTGTGGGCCGCCCAGCCCCCGGGCGCCCGGCTGACGGCACGGCCCCGCTCCGACGGACTCTGGTCGCTGGACGGGGTGAAGCCCTTCTGCTCGGGCGCCCACAGCTGTACCCACGCGCTGGTCACCGCCGACACCGAGGAGGGCCGGCGGCTCTTCGCCCTCGCCACGGCCGTACCCGGTTACGCCCCGGTGCCCGGCACCTGGCAGGCGATCGGGATGGCGGGCAGCGACACACCCGACGTGCGGTTCACCGACGTGCCGGCCGTGCCGGTGGGCGAGGTCGACGCGTACGTCCGGCGGCCCGGGTTCGCCCACGGGGGCATCGGGGTGGCCGCCTGCTGGCTGGGCGGTGCGCGCGGGGTCGCCGACGCCCTGTTCGCCTCCGCCGGCCGCCGCGCACCCGACCAGCTCGCCGCCGCCCACCTGGGCGCGGTGGACGTCGCCCTGCACGGGGCGGAGTGCGTGCTGCGGGTCGCCGCCGCCGAGATCGACGCCGATCCTGCGGACCGCGGCGGCGACGCGGCGCTGCGCGCCATGCGGGCCCGGGCGGCCGTGGAACGGGTCGGCGCTCTGGTGCTCGACCACGTCGGACGGGCGCTGGGTGCCGGACCGCTCTGCCACGACGCCCGGCACGCCCGGCGGGTCGCCGACCTCACCGTCTACCTGCGTCAGCACCACGCGGACCGCGACC
This window encodes:
- a CDS encoding CsbD family protein, yielding MAADEKTQAKVEQTKGKVKETAGRTVGNERLTAAGRADQAKGDAREAKEKTKDAFKH
- a CDS encoding acyl-CoA dehydrogenase family protein is translated as MRAVAAERFASWVRDSATEVPLPGSGRTWERFQALHGLGREDLALARLAEGHADAVAILAELGATAPAPGERWGVWAAQPPGARLTARPRSDGLWSLDGVKPFCSGAHSCTHALVTADTEEGRRLFALATAVPGYAPVPGTWQAIGMAGSDTPDVRFTDVPAVPVGEVDAYVRRPGFAHGGIGVAACWLGGARGVADALFASAGRRAPDQLAAAHLGAVDVALHGAECVLRVAAAEIDADPADRGGDAALRAMRARAAVERVGALVLDHVGRALGAGPLCHDARHARRVADLTVYLRQHHADRDLAALGTALVAPEGSAGR